Proteins encoded by one window of Lacipirellulaceae bacterium:
- a CDS encoding co-chaperone GroES, whose amino-acid sequence MAAATKKKSKVALQPLGDKVVVERDESLDTTAGGIVLPDSAKDKPSRGTIVAVGTGKLLDDGSRGSLQVKKGDRVLFTSYAPETITVDDDEFLLMSESDILAVIE is encoded by the coding sequence ATGGCCGCTGCCACGAAAAAGAAGAGCAAAGTCGCTCTCCAGCCTCTCGGAGACAAAGTTGTTGTCGAACGCGATGAGTCGCTCGACACCACCGCCGGAGGCATCGTCCTACCGGATTCTGCCAAGGACAAGCCAAGCCGTGGCACAATCGTCGCCGTGGGCACTGGTAAGCTGCTCGACGACGGTAGCCGTGGCTCGCTGCAAGTGAAGAAGGGCGACCGCGTTCTCTTTACCAGCTACGCCCCCGAGACGATCACCGTCGACGACGACGAGTTCCTGCTGATGAGCGAGAGCGATATTCTTGCTGTGATTGAGTAA